In the genome of Paenibacillus pabuli, the window GAGATACCTAGCCAGAAAGAAATTCAGAAGGTGATTGAGGAAGAAGTAAAACCTGTACCTGCCGAGGTGGCGGAGCTGCAGCAAGTGGCGAATGCCAACGTGGAGATGATCATGACACTGGATCTCGAATCGCTCGAGAAACGCAAGGAGATCTTGCAATCTATTGATGGCTTTGGCATGAATACGATGAGGTCCTCTTCCGAGAAAAACGCGCTGCTTCAAGTCTCCGTTGGACATCTGTCCAAGACGGGAGACGAGGGCGGTCAGGTCGCCAAAGGCTTGACCGAGCTGCATATGCAGTTGAAGGATCTCGACCCGAGTGTCGTCGATTTTGCCAAAACCGGATTCCTCGGCAAACTGTTCAATCCGCTGCGGGCCTATTTTCTCAAATACCAGAAGGCGGACGCGGTCATTGCCGACATTGTGACCTCTCTGGATAAAGGCAGAGTGACCTTGAAGAACGACAACACCACACTGGAGATTGAACAGCAGAACTTGAGGGAACTTACCAAACGACTGCAAAAGGAAATTCAGCTTGGGATGCTGATGGATGAGTCGATTGATGCACAGATCGAAGCCGCCAAAGTCCGAAATGAGGACCCGGTGAAGGTTCGTTTTATCACGGAAGAGGTGCTGTTCCCGCTGCGTCAGCGGGTCATGGATTTGCAGCAAATGCTGGTGGTGAACCAGCAGGGCATCATGGCAATTGAAGTCGTCATCCGTAACAACAAAGAATTGATCCGCGGCGTGGATCGGGCCAAAAATGTAACGATCTCGGCATTGAAAATTGCCGTCACCGTTGCGAGTGCGCTTTATAATCAGAAGATTGTATTGCAGAAAATTGAACTGCTTAACCAGACGACCAACGACCTGATCGCAGGTACATCCAAAATGCTGAAGGATCAAGGCATTGCCATCCAGAAGCAGGCTTATGAGGCCAGCATTTCGGTCGATACGATGAAGCAGGCGTTCACGGATGTACTTTCTGCGCTCGACTCCATTAGTGTTTATAAGCAGGAGGCACTGCCGCGGATGCGAGAGACCATTAATCAGTTCCGCGAACTGGCAGATACCGGGGAGCAGCAGATTCAGCGGTTGGAGAAAGGTCAGAAGCTGGGGCTGTAGTCTGAATAGAAATCAGAAGAGTAAAGGGAGTAAACAAGAATACGGGAAATTACATGCATGATCTCAAAAAAACGGTTGAACACAGGTGAACTCTGTTTCAACCGTTTTTTTGTAATTTTTGTTTCTACTGATCAGGTCAAATCCCGTTGGACATGGAGGA includes:
- a CDS encoding toxic anion resistance protein: MSFSMEIPSQKEIQKVIEEEVKPVPAEVAELQQVANANVEMIMTLDLESLEKRKEILQSIDGFGMNTMRSSSEKNALLQVSVGHLSKTGDEGGQVAKGLTELHMQLKDLDPSVVDFAKTGFLGKLFNPLRAYFLKYQKADAVIADIVTSLDKGRVTLKNDNTTLEIEQQNLRELTKRLQKEIQLGMLMDESIDAQIEAAKVRNEDPVKVRFITEEVLFPLRQRVMDLQQMLVVNQQGIMAIEVVIRNNKELIRGVDRAKNVTISALKIAVTVASALYNQKIVLQKIELLNQTTNDLIAGTSKMLKDQGIAIQKQAYEASISVDTMKQAFTDVLSALDSISVYKQEALPRMRETINQFRELADTGEQQIQRLEKGQKLGL